The following proteins come from a genomic window of Corynebacterium crudilactis:
- a CDS encoding type II toxin-antitoxin system Phd/YefM family antitoxin, with protein MKTMGITEASRTGISGLVSAAEAGESVAIARHGHVVAELISTLEIDRLRKSQEDLLEALLVMSRFIADDGYRTDLDVVINSLGFDREELEAELASELESENLDGDATRSGEIN; from the coding sequence ATGAAAACAATGGGAATTACAGAAGCTTCCCGGACTGGCATTTCGGGGTTGGTATCAGCGGCTGAAGCTGGTGAATCAGTGGCAATCGCACGGCATGGTCATGTTGTTGCAGAGCTCATTTCTACACTCGAAATTGATCGGCTACGTAAAAGCCAAGAAGACCTTTTGGAAGCGCTGCTCGTGATGTCACGGTTCATCGCAGATGATGGCTACCGAACTGATTTAGATGTGGTGATCAATTCCTTGGGATTTGACCGTGAAGAACTCGAAGCAGAATTAGCATCTGAATTGGAAAGCGAGAACCTTGATGGTGATGCCACGCGCTCGGGTGAGATTAACTAG
- a CDS encoding type II toxin-antitoxin system RelE family toxin — MPRARVRLTREAEKDLLRLAKKDPQIVREVLKKMLLLQYSPDAGEPLLGTLVGFRKLTVGNRAYRISWRKTVDESFQPILEIAEVWAIRTRSNSEIYKELMRRVESLGKSDSPDIRTLQSVMDRLSSSIGESKVLPEPEQIVKLPQWLIEALQVNLNLSLPEIARLTQDEAQQLLAKHWS; from the coding sequence ATGCCACGCGCTCGGGTGAGATTAACTAGGGAAGCAGAAAAAGATCTCCTTCGGCTTGCTAAGAAAGATCCACAGATAGTTCGTGAAGTTCTGAAGAAGATGCTTCTCTTGCAATACTCACCCGATGCGGGGGAGCCGCTTTTGGGCACTTTGGTGGGATTCCGCAAGCTCACGGTAGGCAACCGGGCATACCGAATTTCCTGGAGGAAAACTGTTGATGAATCCTTTCAGCCAATTTTAGAAATAGCCGAAGTATGGGCAATTAGGACAAGATCAAACAGTGAGATTTACAAAGAACTCATGCGCCGTGTGGAGTCTTTAGGAAAATCTGATTCTCCAGATATTCGAACCCTTCAATCTGTGATGGACAGATTGAGCAGTTCGATTGGTGAGAGCAAAGTTCTTCCGGAGCCGGAACAAATAGTTAAATTACCGCAATGGCTCATCGAAGCTCTTCAAGTAAATCTCAATTTATCTTTGCCGGAGATCGCCCGATTGACTCAAGACGAAGCACAGCAGCTGTTGGCAAAGCATTGGAGCTAA
- a CDS encoding DUF433 domain-containing protein, with protein sequence MAFDLYMTQYLTGVTESQLRGWSKKGILVPEINEARPMLYSFRDVVALRVIAKFRAELSLQRISAVLRNLEENEFTEHLSEYRFAFDGKSIRVKDGDSWMDIDQQSGQWEFISFEDVYQAFNNFKGEVVPDLLNPAPGIEVDAGTLGGAPRVEGSRIPTDALTELLRDPDTSEEEIREFYPALRAVDLKNVGKFDSVVYGAA encoded by the coding sequence ATGGCCTTTGATCTTTATATGACTCAGTACCTCACAGGAGTGACTGAATCACAGCTTCGCGGATGGTCAAAGAAAGGAATCCTTGTCCCCGAAATTAATGAAGCACGACCCATGCTGTACTCGTTCCGTGATGTGGTTGCACTAAGAGTTATCGCAAAATTTCGAGCAGAACTCTCTTTGCAGCGGATTTCTGCGGTACTAAGAAATCTTGAAGAGAATGAATTCACGGAGCACTTATCTGAATATCGTTTTGCCTTTGATGGGAAATCAATCAGGGTAAAAGATGGAGATAGCTGGATGGATATTGATCAACAATCAGGTCAATGGGAATTTATTAGCTTTGAAGATGTCTACCAAGCATTCAACAATTTTAAGGGTGAAGTCGTTCCTGATCTCCTTAATCCAGCGCCAGGAATCGAAGTTGATGCCGGAACACTGGGAGGTGCACCGAGAGTGGAAGGCTCAAGAATTCCTACTGACGCCTTAACAGAATTACTTCGTGACCCAGATACCTCCGAAGAAGAAATTCGGGAGTTCTATCCAGCTCTGCGAGCAGTTGATTTAAAGAACGTCGGAAAATTTGACTCAGTTGTTTATGGTGCCGCTTAA
- a CDS encoding winged helix DNA-binding domain-containing protein, with protein MPALSLDRLRALRLIAQLLAPSQALKFKAEATSVDVAKHMLASQAQQRGSAIIALDTRAHTANARAAVENSLLIRSWTQRGTHQILAAEDVRWMTLLCSPRIVAASTKRRSSLSLDDAAVQRARDALVTAAEKSPVSRTQAYELFRSVDVDPGEYRGQHLLRHFGGEGDIVQGPPVGNEDCFVLLDSICPLSLALRGEEALIEMTRRYFHSRGAATVKDLVWWTGLTVRDVKKGIALVAAEGSIQAVTGPKGEEMWIPTWAVDVTDAEVAAALAPELILPAFDEYLLSYTDRSHVMDREHLFSIGPGKNGVFKPFKVIQGEALPV; from the coding sequence TCATTGCGCAGCTTCTTGCGCCGTCGCAGGCGCTTAAATTCAAGGCCGAGGCCACCTCTGTGGATGTGGCCAAACATATGCTGGCCAGCCAGGCGCAGCAACGCGGTTCGGCGATCATCGCGCTTGATACGCGTGCGCATACCGCCAACGCGCGGGCGGCCGTCGAAAACTCCTTGCTCATCCGCAGCTGGACGCAGCGCGGTACCCACCAAATCCTGGCGGCCGAAGACGTCCGCTGGATGACACTGCTGTGCTCCCCACGCATCGTTGCAGCCTCCACCAAGCGTCGCTCAAGCCTCTCGCTTGACGACGCCGCCGTCCAGCGCGCCCGCGACGCCCTGGTCACGGCCGCCGAAAAATCCCCAGTTTCCAGAACCCAGGCCTATGAACTTTTCCGCTCAGTGGATGTGGATCCCGGCGAATACCGAGGCCAACATCTCCTGCGACACTTCGGGGGCGAAGGCGATATCGTGCAAGGTCCACCTGTTGGGAATGAAGATTGTTTTGTTCTTCTCGATAGCATCTGTCCCCTCTCGCTGGCGCTGCGCGGCGAAGAGGCCCTGATAGAAATGACGAGGCGTTATTTTCATTCCCGCGGCGCAGCCACTGTGAAAGACCTCGTGTGGTGGACTGGCCTGACTGTGCGTGATGTGAAAAAGGGTATCGCCTTGGTAGCAGCTGAAGGATCTATCCAAGCAGTTACAGGACCCAAGGGGGAAGAAATGTGGATCCCTACCTGGGCTGTCGATGTCACCGACGCAGAAGTTGCAGCTGCGCTGGCACCAGAGCTCATACTCCCCGCCTTTGATGAATATTTACTGTCTTATACCGACCGCAGCCATGTGATGGATCGGGAGCATCTATTCAGCATCGGCCCGGGTAAAAACGGTGTGTTTAAACCATTCAAAGTTATCCAGGGCGAGGCGCTGCCGGTTTAG